The nucleotide window GTTCTACTGCTATCATCCGGGCCTTTCCGTTTCCGGCAACTGCCGCATGTGCCTGGTCGAAGTCGAAAAGACGCCGAAGCTCCAGATCGCCTGCCATATCCAGGCGGCGGATGGCATGGTCGTGAAGACCCAGACCGAACAGGTCCTGAAGACCCGCCAGCATGTTCTCGAATTCCTTCTGCTGAATCATCCCGTCGATTGCCCGGTCTGCGACCAGGCGGGCGAATGCTGGCTGCAGGACTATTATATGAAGCATGGCCTGTACAACAGCCGGCTGGGCGAAGACAAAGTCAAAAAGCCCAAGGCCGTGCCGCTCGGGCCCACGGTCATGCTGGACGCGGAGCGCTGTATCCTTTGCTCGCGCTGCATCCGCTTTTGTGACGAAGTCTCCAAGACTTCCGAGCTCGGCTTTATCCAGCGCGGGGACCATACGGAAATCGCCGTGGCGCCAGGCAAGGAACTCGACAACAAATATTCCGGCAACACCGTGGACATTTGTCCCGTGGGCGCGCTGACCGATCGCGATTTTCGTTTTAAGATCCGCGTCTGGTACCTGAAGGAAGAAGATTCCATCTGCAACGGCTGCTCGCGCGGCTGCAACATCCAGGTGCATTACAACCTCGACCGCCCGCAGCACGGCAAAGGCGAAAGGGTCAAGCGCCTCAAGCCCCGGTTCAACGAGCGCGTGAACAAGTGGTGGATGTGCGACGAAGGCCGCTACGGCTACAAGTATCATGACCGCAACCGCATTACCGC belongs to Verrucomicrobiia bacterium and includes:
- a CDS encoding 2Fe-2S iron-sulfur cluster-binding protein encodes the protein MPKLTIDGKEIEVPAGTRLIEAAKKCGIDVPFYCYHPGLSVSGNCRMCLVEVEKTPKLQIACHIQAADGMVVKTQTEQVLKTRQHVLEFLLLNHPVDCPVCDQAGECWLQDYYMKHGLYNSRLGEDKVKKPKAVPLGPTVMLDAERCILCSRCIRFCDEVSKTSELGFIQRGDHTEIAVAPGKELDNKYSGNTVDICPVGALTDRDFRFKIRVWYLKEEDSICNGCSRGCNIQVHYNLDRPQHGKGERVKRLKPRFNERVNKWWMCDEGRYGYKYHDRNRITA